A single genomic interval of Pomacea canaliculata isolate SZHN2017 linkage group LG5, ASM307304v1, whole genome shotgun sequence harbors:
- the LOC112563608 gene encoding bridging integrator 3-like — MSWNPFSILKTPKKPLISRTAERDFEKEVKKLRRICLCRLDEVTKRLHKDGKRLVDANTALTKAERRLTQDLQNTPLCQAEKELKWIVEEWDHALVALDLHSQETNSVLQKAVIDPIKKFNTIFPHVQAAVKKREQSLQEVQKCQNKFTRYQGRERTGQNLVKLHSSKDALQQAEQEFSAQNAALMEEMPRLYESRIQYFEPSLEALIRSQVQHTTEAFRIYGELSNTMNGQKDCSNSEYASRIQQSLAEIKALSITVD; from the exons GAACCCCTTTAGCATCCTAAAGACCCCTAAAAAACCATTAATTTCCCGAACG gcagaaagagattttgaaaaagaagtgaagaagCTTAGAAGA ATATGTTTGTGCAGGCTTGATGAAGTGACAAAGCGCCTAcacaaagatggaaaaagacTTGTCGATGCAAACACag CCCTGACAAAAGCAGAGAGACGACTGACACAGGACCTGCAGAACACCCCACTGTGTCAAGCTGAGAAGGAGCTGAAGTGGATTGTGGAGGAATGGGACCATGCCCTTGTGGCACTAGATTTACATTCACAGGAAACA AATAGTGTGCTGCAAAAAGCTGTTATAGATCCTATTAAAAA GTTCAACACTATTTTTCCCCATGTTCAAGCTGCAGTGAAGAAGCGAGAGCAGAGTTTACAG GAAGTacaaaaatgtcagaacaaATTCACCAGGTACCAGGGACGTGAGAGAACAGGGCAAAATCTGGTCAAGCTGCATTCA AGTAAAGACGCCCTTCAGCAAGCTGAGCAGGAATTCAGTGCTCAGAATGCAGCACTGATGGAGGAGATGCCACGGTTGTATGAGAGTCGAATACAGTATTTTGAGCCGTCACTAGAGGCTCTAATTAGGTCGCAG GTGCAGCACACTACAGAAGCCTTCAGGATATATGGAGAGCTTTCAAACACCATGAACGGACAGAAGGATTGCTCCAACAGCGAATATGCTAGCCGAATCCAGCAGTCATTAGCAGAGATTAAGGCCCTTTCTATCACTGTTGACTAA